A genomic segment from Streptomyces antibioticus encodes:
- a CDS encoding SMI1/KNR4 family protein has protein sequence MTTDLVAASWDRIDAWLRVHAPRTFASLGAPAAEAEIRAAEADLGLVFPADLVASLRRHDGAAEGTEAFRLPTGDRLLGVREIVAATEFLRTAAADLDEESAEFYWLPGYVQFGSYGVTADGLTVDCRPGDSLGAIGRFFDETGTDFGRADSLGGYLEGVADQLERGPVAGAVTFNGRLIWEWAATGRPDWGDAGDPLPTAAADLAPLEWPAGPTEALRPGPLFGLEELGALIASTSREQVTVAAWRQMRRLAVETGLAKYPEVAAALDAGGRGESVALAQDEPLGLRLRGVIAAAGAQRDSYREWAAQALVVTVCGSPYAALAKSATIRGRLNPDWREELHSDLGGPPLPPVPDDRFWATLGNPAIDTGYYEGLFAASGDGVEGGAG, from the coding sequence ATGACGACAGACCTGGTCGCGGCCTCGTGGGACCGTATCGACGCCTGGCTGCGGGTGCATGCGCCGCGCACGTTCGCTTCCCTCGGCGCGCCTGCGGCGGAGGCGGAGATACGGGCGGCGGAGGCGGACCTCGGGCTGGTGTTCCCGGCCGACCTGGTCGCGTCGTTGCGGCGGCACGACGGGGCGGCGGAGGGGACGGAGGCGTTCCGGCTGCCGACGGGTGACCGGCTGCTCGGGGTGCGGGAGATCGTGGCGGCGACCGAGTTCCTGCGGACGGCCGCCGCCGATCTGGACGAGGAGAGCGCCGAGTTCTACTGGCTTCCCGGCTATGTGCAGTTCGGGTCGTACGGGGTCACCGCCGACGGTCTCACCGTCGACTGCCGTCCCGGTGACTCCCTCGGCGCGATCGGGCGGTTCTTCGACGAGACCGGCACCGACTTCGGCCGGGCCGATTCGCTGGGCGGGTATCTGGAGGGGGTGGCCGACCAGTTGGAGCGCGGGCCGGTCGCGGGTGCGGTGACGTTCAACGGCCGTCTGATCTGGGAGTGGGCGGCGACCGGCCGCCCGGACTGGGGCGACGCCGGGGATCCGCTGCCGACGGCGGCCGCGGACCTCGCGCCGCTGGAGTGGCCGGCCGGGCCGACGGAGGCGCTGCGGCCCGGACCGCTGTTCGGGCTCGAGGAACTCGGCGCGCTGATCGCCTCGACGTCCCGGGAGCAGGTCACGGTCGCGGCGTGGCGGCAGATGCGCAGACTGGCCGTGGAGACCGGCCTCGCCAAGTATCCGGAGGTCGCGGCTGCCCTGGACGCGGGCGGGCGGGGCGAGTCCGTGGCTCTCGCTCAGGACGAGCCGCTCGGCCTCAGGCTGCGCGGCGTGATCGCCGCGGCGGGGGCACAGCGGGACAGCTACCGGGAGTGGGCCGCGCAGGCCCTGGTGGTCACCGTGTGCGGATCGCCGTACGCCGCGCTGGCGAAGAGCGCGACGATCCGGGGCCGGCTGAACCCGGACTGGCGGGAGGAGCTGCACTCCGACCTCGGCGGCCCGCCCCTGCCGCCCGTCCCGGACGACCGGTTCTGGGCGACGCTGGGCAACCCGGCCATCGACA
- the tap gene encoding telomere-associated protein Tap has product MATEEELFAAVDELLAGEPDLPDPEERGRLREAAGVTQARLAAALRTTPQTVKNWENGRSEPRPPRRQAYLRLLEGWAAKYPDPAAPATEEPEPPDAVTEPEAEAAVSPEPPEPVRGSPRPATRRPPAPRRAAAPALASDPHFTNGPLAVVDGDGTAYCLGGVLLECPATTLPQLVEWTLAEAGIGAPRLHRHGKDSDPLVVLTASAAARFGLPERLEDRRGLRLAPDHPVVKQLTRAKWQLTQRGFGPWARIYRPAQNGRRQCVQLAVLPWEALDPRAWGDADRLHPADLARVLGVFASRVLTPRGSSAVTGLELMTALRPPTRPVRDEATGAWVSGPNPGALTRPVDPAPPEAPVEHPVAQGWQGGFLDEEAWQWTRTADLLSDEECLLPWAVGIDINTAFLAAASRLPVGLSEPVHVTAPVFDKKVPGSWLVDLSGVELDPRLPNPFTPTGLRPEGPAWYSTPTLAYAEELGCAVRPSEAYVRQESGAYLDPWHDRLKDAYLTTSADMGVPVAKDADPAAYLDAMAVHRTYAAADEDDLDALRDALRRLPLHHARPVEADDARLVAAVRRHRQGAMVLSAIKATVKGGIGKLRERPQGHTYRDGARWPALERPTWSPHIRAAVIAKARVNMHRKMARLAALTGRHPLAVLSDCVVYAAPGASPLDLLPVNADGSPVHGTFRVGVGPGQCKLEGVQETAWAVDLLEQGHNPARHIKGGDAVVDEGE; this is encoded by the coding sequence GTGGCGACGGAGGAAGAGCTGTTCGCGGCCGTGGACGAACTGCTCGCGGGCGAACCCGATCTGCCGGACCCCGAGGAGCGGGGTCGGCTGCGGGAGGCGGCCGGGGTGACCCAGGCCCGGCTCGCCGCGGCACTGCGGACCACCCCGCAGACGGTGAAGAACTGGGAGAACGGCCGCTCCGAACCACGCCCGCCGCGCCGCCAGGCGTATCTGCGCCTGCTGGAGGGCTGGGCGGCCAAGTACCCGGATCCGGCGGCGCCGGCGACGGAGGAGCCCGAACCGCCGGACGCTGTGACGGAACCGGAAGCGGAAGCGGCAGTGAGTCCCGAGCCGCCGGAACCCGTCCGCGGCTCACCCCGCCCCGCCACCCGCCGCCCCCCGGCCCCGCGTCGCGCCGCCGCGCCCGCCCTCGCCTCCGATCCCCATTTCACCAACGGCCCCCTGGCCGTCGTCGACGGGGACGGTACGGCGTACTGCCTGGGCGGTGTGCTGCTGGAGTGCCCCGCGACGACCCTGCCGCAGCTCGTGGAGTGGACCCTGGCCGAGGCCGGGATCGGGGCGCCGCGGCTGCACCGGCACGGCAAGGACTCCGACCCGCTCGTCGTGCTGACGGCGTCCGCCGCCGCCCGGTTCGGGCTGCCGGAACGGCTGGAGGACCGCCGGGGTCTGCGGCTCGCCCCGGACCATCCCGTCGTCAAGCAGTTGACGCGCGCCAAGTGGCAGCTCACGCAGCGAGGGTTCGGACCGTGGGCGCGGATCTACCGGCCCGCGCAGAACGGCCGGCGGCAGTGCGTGCAGCTCGCGGTCCTGCCCTGGGAGGCCCTGGACCCCCGGGCCTGGGGGGACGCGGACCGGCTGCACCCGGCCGATCTGGCCCGCGTCCTCGGCGTGTTCGCGTCCCGGGTGCTGACCCCGCGCGGTTCGTCGGCCGTGACCGGCCTGGAGCTGATGACCGCGCTGCGGCCGCCGACCCGCCCGGTCCGGGACGAGGCGACCGGCGCGTGGGTGTCGGGGCCGAACCCGGGTGCGCTCACCCGGCCGGTGGACCCGGCGCCGCCGGAGGCGCCCGTCGAGCATCCCGTCGCACAGGGCTGGCAGGGCGGCTTCCTCGACGAGGAGGCGTGGCAGTGGACGCGGACGGCGGATCTGCTGTCGGACGAGGAGTGCCTGCTGCCGTGGGCGGTGGGCATCGACATCAACACGGCCTTCCTCGCCGCCGCGTCCCGGCTTCCGGTCGGTCTGTCGGAGCCGGTGCACGTCACCGCGCCCGTCTTCGACAAGAAGGTTCCCGGTTCGTGGCTGGTGGACCTCTCCGGCGTCGAACTCGACCCGCGGCTGCCCAACCCCTTCACCCCGACCGGCCTGCGCCCCGAGGGTCCGGCCTGGTACAGCACGCCGACGCTGGCCTACGCCGAGGAACTCGGCTGCGCCGTCCGCCCGTCGGAGGCGTACGTACGGCAGGAGAGCGGCGCCTATCTGGACCCCTGGCACGACCGGCTCAAGGACGCGTATCTCACCACCAGCGCGGACATGGGCGTCCCCGTCGCCAAGGACGCCGATCCGGCCGCGTACCTCGACGCGATGGCGGTGCACCGGACGTACGCGGCCGCCGACGAGGACGACCTCGACGCGCTGCGGGACGCCCTGCGCCGGCTGCCCCTGCACCACGCCCGTCCCGTCGAGGCGGACGACGCGCGGCTCGTCGCCGCCGTACGAAGGCACCGGCAGGGCGCGATGGTGCTGTCGGCGATCAAGGCGACCGTCAAGGGCGGCATCGGCAAGCTCAGGGAACGGCCGCAGGGCCACACCTACCGGGACGGCGCGCGCTGGCCCGCCCTCGAACGTCCCACCTGGAGCCCGCACATCCGCGCGGCCGTCATCGCCAAGGCGCGCGTGAACATGCACCGCAAGATGGCCCGGCTCGCCGCCCTGACCGGCCGCCACCCGCTGGCGGTACTCTCCGACTGCGTCGTCTACGCCGCCCCCGGCGCCTCCCCGCTGGACCTTCTGCCGGTGAACGCCGACGGCAGCCCGGTGCACGGCACGTTCCGGGTCGGCGTGGGCCCCGGGCAGTGCAAACTCGAGGGCGTCCAGGAGACGGCCTGGGCCGTGGACCTCCTCGAACAGGGACACAACCCGGCCCGCCACATCAAGGGCGGCGACGCCGTCGTCGACGAAGGGGAGTGA